From Curtobacterium sp. SGAir0471, the proteins below share one genomic window:
- a CDS encoding branched-chain amino acid aminotransferase, with the protein MSHDSASTDSASTDGATTTDGATTTDGATTEGDFALEFASTPSPERRAAAEREEILADPGFGKHFTDHMATVEWSLDGGWHSASIHPYGPLTLDPSASVFHYAQEIFEGMKAYRHADGSVWSFRPDANARRFQRSARRLALPELPVEVFVESVRQLVRADVDWVPSAPETSLYLRPFMIATESFLGVRAAQEVAYHCIASPAGAYFTSGPKPVSIWLSTKYARAARGGTGAAKTGGNYAASLLPQQEAYEQGCQQVMFLDSEEGRYLEELGGMNVVLVKSDGTLVTPDSESILEGITRDSILQLAEDRGLRVERRRVTLDEWRDGVADGSITEAFACGTAAVVTPIAELRGEGFTIGSPTVGAGELTMSLRQELTDIQYGRRPDPHGWMTRLTDPA; encoded by the coding sequence ATGAGCCACGACAGCGCGAGCACCGACAGCGCGAGCACCGACGGCGCCACCACCACCGACGGCGCCACCACCACCGACGGCGCCACCACCGAGGGCGACTTCGCCCTCGAGTTCGCGAGCACGCCGTCGCCCGAGCGCCGGGCCGCAGCCGAGCGCGAGGAGATCCTCGCCGACCCGGGCTTCGGCAAGCACTTCACCGACCACATGGCCACCGTCGAGTGGTCGCTCGACGGCGGTTGGCACAGCGCCTCGATCCACCCGTACGGGCCGCTGACCCTCGACCCCAGCGCCAGCGTGTTCCACTACGCGCAGGAGATCTTCGAGGGCATGAAGGCCTACCGCCACGCGGACGGGTCGGTCTGGTCGTTCCGCCCGGACGCCAATGCCCGTCGCTTCCAGCGGTCGGCCCGTCGGCTCGCGCTCCCGGAGCTGCCGGTCGAGGTCTTCGTCGAGTCGGTCCGGCAGCTCGTCCGCGCCGACGTCGACTGGGTGCCCTCGGCGCCGGAGACCAGCCTGTACCTGCGCCCCTTCATGATCGCGACGGAGTCGTTCCTCGGGGTCCGAGCCGCGCAGGAGGTCGCGTACCACTGCATCGCCAGCCCCGCCGGGGCGTACTTCACGTCCGGGCCGAAGCCGGTGAGCATCTGGCTGTCGACGAAGTACGCGCGTGCCGCCCGCGGCGGGACGGGTGCGGCGAAGACCGGTGGCAACTACGCGGCGTCCCTGCTCCCGCAGCAGGAGGCGTACGAGCAGGGCTGCCAGCAGGTGATGTTCCTCGACTCCGAGGAGGGCCGGTACCTCGAGGAGCTCGGCGGCATGAACGTCGTGCTCGTCAAGTCCGACGGCACCCTCGTCACCCCTGACTCGGAGTCCATCCTCGAAGGCATCACGCGGGACTCGATCCTGCAGCTCGCCGAGGACCGCGGGCTCCGGGTGGAGCGACGTCGGGTCACCCTCGACGAGTGGCGCGACGGCGTCGCCGACGGGTCGATCACCGAGGCGTTCGCCTGCGGGACGGCTGCCGTCGTCACGCCGATCGCCGAACTCCGCGGCGAGGGCTTCACGATCGGATCGCCGACCGTCGGGGCCGGCGAGCTGACGATGTCCCTGCGCCAGGAGCTGACCGACATCCAGTACGGCCGTCGTCCCGACCCGCACGGGTGGATGACGCGCCTGACGGACCCGGCCTGA
- a CDS encoding fumarylacetoacetate hydrolase family protein encodes MKIARFSSTGEDPRYGILDERDLVVLAGDPMYQGFETTGERVPLADAKLLAPVIPRSKVIGVGLNYAEHASEMDERSGDDPVVFLKPNTAVIGPDDPIRLPAEVGRIDHEGELAIVIGSLAKNVRREDFASVVLGYTIANDVTARDLQARDGQWTRAKGFDTFCPLGPVIETEIDPSDIRLETRVDGELRQAASTSEMVHDIPSLIEFVSSIWTLLPGDVILTGTPAGVGAIRDGEVVEVLIEGIGSLKNPVIARH; translated from the coding sequence GTGAAGATCGCACGGTTCAGCAGCACGGGTGAAGACCCGCGGTACGGCATCCTCGACGAGCGCGACCTGGTCGTCCTCGCGGGGGACCCGATGTACCAGGGGTTCGAGACGACCGGGGAGCGGGTGCCGCTCGCCGACGCCAAGCTCCTCGCGCCGGTGATCCCGCGGTCGAAGGTCATCGGCGTCGGGCTGAACTACGCCGAGCACGCGTCGGAGATGGACGAGCGGTCGGGTGACGACCCCGTGGTCTTCCTCAAGCCGAACACCGCGGTCATCGGTCCGGACGACCCCATCCGTCTGCCGGCCGAGGTCGGGCGGATCGACCACGAGGGCGAACTCGCCATCGTGATCGGGTCGCTCGCGAAGAACGTCCGGCGCGAGGACTTCGCCAGCGTCGTGCTCGGCTACACGATCGCCAACGACGTGACCGCGCGCGACCTGCAGGCCCGCGACGGTCAGTGGACGCGTGCGAAGGGCTTCGACACCTTCTGCCCGCTCGGCCCGGTCATCGAGACCGAGATCGACCCGTCGGACATCCGTCTCGAGACCCGCGTCGACGGTGAGCTGCGCCAGGCGGCGTCGACCAGCGAGATGGTGCACGACATCCCGTCCCTCATCGAGTTCGTCTCCTCGATCTGGACCCTCCTGCCCGGCGACGTCATCCTCACCGGGACCCCGGCCGGCGTCGGCGCCATCCGTGACGGCGAGGTCGTCGAGGTGCTCATCGAGGGGATCGGCTCGCTCAAGAACCCGGTCATCGCTCGACACTGA
- a CDS encoding 3-isopropylmalate dehydrogenase: MAQTVKLAVVRGDGIGPEVVDEALKVLHAVLPDDLVVQETAFSLGATRYLETGDILSDADTAALAEHDAILLGAVGGDPRDPRLAGGIIERGLLLKLRFAFDHYVNLRPTTVYSSVASPLADPGVVDFVVVREGTEGPYVGNGGAIRVGTPHEIATEVSLNTAHGVERVVRYAFDLASRRPRKHLTLVHKSNVLVHAGALWQRTVAAVAAEHPDVTVDYQHVDAVTIHMVREPGRFDVIVTDNLFGDIITDLAGAISGGIGLAASGNINPDGTFPSMFEPVHGSAPDIAGQQVADPTAAVLSVALLLDHLGRADLASAVTRAVEADLASRGTTPRSTVEVGDAIAAAVAARTTTA; this comes from the coding sequence ATGGCACAGACGGTCAAGCTCGCGGTCGTCCGCGGTGACGGCATCGGGCCCGAGGTCGTCGACGAGGCCCTGAAGGTCCTGCACGCCGTGCTGCCCGACGACCTCGTCGTGCAGGAGACCGCCTTCTCGCTCGGTGCCACGCGGTACCTGGAGACGGGCGACATCCTGAGCGACGCCGACACGGCGGCCCTGGCCGAGCACGACGCGATCCTGCTCGGTGCCGTCGGTGGCGACCCGCGCGACCCGCGTCTCGCCGGGGGGATCATCGAGCGCGGCCTCCTGCTGAAGCTGCGCTTCGCCTTCGACCACTACGTCAACCTGCGACCCACGACCGTGTACTCCTCGGTCGCGAGTCCGCTCGCGGACCCGGGCGTGGTGGACTTCGTGGTCGTGCGCGAGGGGACCGAGGGGCCGTACGTCGGCAACGGCGGCGCGATCCGCGTCGGGACGCCCCACGAGATCGCCACCGAGGTGTCCCTCAACACGGCCCACGGGGTCGAGCGCGTCGTCCGCTACGCCTTCGACCTCGCGTCGCGCCGGCCGCGGAAGCACCTGACGCTCGTGCACAAGAGCAACGTGCTCGTGCACGCGGGGGCGCTCTGGCAGCGGACGGTCGCCGCGGTCGCCGCGGAACACCCGGACGTGACGGTCGACTACCAGCACGTCGACGCGGTGACGATCCACATGGTCCGCGAGCCCGGCCGGTTCGACGTCATCGTCACCGACAACCTGTTCGGGGACATCATCACCGACCTGGCCGGCGCGATCAGCGGCGGCATCGGTCTGGCGGCCTCGGGGAACATCAACCCGGACGGCACCTTCCCCAGCATGTTCGAGCCGGTCCACGGTTCCGCGCCGGACATCGCAGGTCAGCAGGTCGCCGATCCGACCGCCGCCGTCCTGTCCGTCGCCCTGCTGCTCGACCACCTCGGTCGGGCGGACCTGGCGTCGGCCGTGACGCGGGCGGTCGAGGCCGACCTCGCGAGCCGGGGCACCACGCCGCGCAGCACGGTCGAGGTCGGCGACGCCATCGCCGCCGCGGTCGCAGCACGCACCACCACCGCCTGA